Within the Pseudomonas chlororaphis subsp. aurantiaca genome, the region CAGCCCCATGACCTGGTGTTCTGGGACAACCGCTCGCTGATCCACCTGGCCGCCGGCTGCCCCAGCCACCTGCGCCGCAAGCTGTACCGCACCACCATCCAGGGCGACGCCCCTTACTGATCGGCCACCCACGGCAGGAGAAACACCATGTCCCAACCTACTCAACGCCTCCCGCGCCTGGGCAAACTGGCGGCCGCCATCGGCCTGGGCTTCAGCCTGCTGGCCGCTGGCCTGGTCGCGCCGACGGCGGCCCATGCCGAAGGCGAGATCCGCATCGCCGAACAGTTCGGCATCGTCTATCTGCTGCTCAACGTGGTGCGCGACCAGAACCTGATCGAGAAGCACGGCAAGGAAGAAGGCATCGACATCAAGGTCGACTGGACCCAGCTATCCGGCGGCGCGGCGGTCAACGACGCCTTGCTCTCCGGCTCCATCGACATCGCCGGGGCCGGCGTCGGCCCGCTGCTGACCATCTGGGACCGCACCCATGGCAAGCAGAACGTCAAGGCGGTGGCGTCGCTGGGCAACTTCCCTTACTACCTGGTGAGCAACAATCCCAAGGTCAAGACCATCGCCGACTTCACCGAGAAGGACCGCATCGCGGTGCCGGCGGTGGGGGTTTCCGTGCAGTCGCGCTTCCTGCAGTACGCGGCGGCCAAGCAGTGGGGCGACAAGGAATTCAATCGCCTGGACAAGTACACCATCGCCGTTCCGCACCCGGACGCCACGGCGGCGCTGATCGCCGGCGGCACCGAACTGACCGGGCATTTCTCCAACCCGCCGTTCCAGGACCAGGCGCTGGCCAACCCGAATGTGCACGTGGTGCTCAACACCTACGACCTGCTGGGCCCGAACTCGCCGACCGTGCTGTTCGCCACCGAGAAATTCCGTACCGAGAACCCGAAAACCTACAAGGCCTTCGTCGAGGCGCTGGCCGAGGCCGCCGACTTCGCCCAGAAGGACAAGGGCGCGGCGGCGGATACCTACATCCGCGTGACCAAGGCCAAGATCGACCGCGAGGCCTTGCTGAAGATCATCGACAACCCGCAGTTCGAGTTCACCGTCACCCCGAAAAATACCTACCCGCTGGCCGAGTTCCTCTACCGCGTGGGCGCGATCAAGAACAAGCCGCAATCGTGGAAGGACTACTTCTTCCAGGACACCACCGCGCTGCAAGGGAGCTGATCGCCATGAACGCCCCCTTGCCAGGCCACACGGCCAGCAACCCGACCGCGGTGGCGCAGGCGCTGCTGGCGGTCGACCAAGTCAGCCTGGAATACCGCACCCCGCAGCGCGTGGTGCGGGCCACCCACCAGGTCAGTTTCGCAATCGATCCCGCCGACCGCTTCGTCCTGCTCGGGCCCTCGGGCTGCGGCAAGTCGACCCTGCTCAAGGCGGTCGCCGGCTTCATCCAGCCCTGCGAGGGCGAGATTCGCCTGCAAGGGCAATGGGTCAGCCAGCCGGGGCCGGACCGGATCGTGGTGTTCCAGGAGTTCGACCAGCTGCCGCCGTGGAAAACCGTCAAGCAGAACGTGATGTTCCCGCTGCTGGCGTCGAACACCCTCAACCGCCGCGAGGCCGAGGAGCGCGCGCTGCACTATCTGGACAAGGTCGGCCTGGCGGCGTTCGCCGACGCCTACCCGCACACCCTGTCCGGCGGCATGAAGGCCCGGGTGGCCATCGCACGGGCCCTGGCGATGCAGCCGAAAATCCTGCTGATGGACGAACCCTTCGCCGCCCTCGACGCCCTGACCCGGCGCAAGATGCAGGAGGAGTTGCTGCTGCTCTGGGAAGAGGTGCGCTTCACCCTGCTGTTCGTCACCCACTCCATCGAGGAAGCGCTGGTGGTGGGCAACCGCATCCTGCTGCTGTCGCCCCATCCGGGGCGGGTGCGGGCGGAAATCCACAGCCATCAGTACGACCTGCAAAGCCTCGGCGGTGTGGCGTTCCAGCAGACGGCGCGGCGCATCCACCGGCTGCTGTTCGACGAAGGGCAGTCGCCGGAAACCGAGCGCGAGCTGGATTTCACCGATATCCGTATCGCTTATTGAGCCTTTAAGAGGAACGCCCGATGAGCCATTCATCACCTGTTCGCCAGGAATACGAAGTTGCCCTCGAACCCTTGCTGGCGGTGCCGCTGGAGCGTGAATTGCCGCTGGGCCAGCGCCTGTGGCAGCAAGGCTGGCTGCGCAAGAGCCTGATCCTGATCGTGCTGGCGCTGCTCTGGGAGGCCGTCGCCCGCTACCAGAACAACGACCTGCTGCTGCCGAGTTTTTTGCAGACCGCCAGCGCGCTGTACGACGGCCTGCTCAGCGGCGAGCTGCTGGGCAAGGTCGGCATTTCCCTGATCGTGCTGCTCAAGGGTTACCTGATCGGCATCGGCCTGGCCTTTGCCCTGACCACCCTGGCGGTGTCGACCCAGCTGGGCCGCGACCTGCTGAGCACCCTGACCTCGATGTTCAACCCGTTGCCGGCCATCGCCCTGCTGCCGCTGGCCCTGCTGTGGTTCGGCCTGGGGGAGAACAGCCTGATCTTCGTGCTGGTGCATTCGGTGCTCTGGGCCCTGGCCCTGAACACCTACGCCGGGTTTCTCGGGGTTTCCGAAACCCTGCGCATGGCCGGGCGCAACTACGGGCTCAAGGGCATGCGCTTCGTGCTGTTCATCCTGATCCCGGCGGCGCTGCCGTCGATCCTCGCCGGCCTGAAAATCGGCTGGGCCTTCGCCTGGCGCACCCTGATCGCCGCCGAACTGGTGTTCGGCGCCACCAGTGGCAAGGGCGGCCTGGGCTGGTACATCTTCCAGAACCGCAACGAGCTATACACCGACAAGGTGTTCGCTGGCCTGGCGGTGGTGATCCTGATCGGCCTGCTGGTGGAAAACCTGGTGTTCGACACCCTGGAGCGGGTCACCGTGAAACGCTGGGGCATGCAACGCTGAGCCTGTAGCGCCCGTAGCCGCTGCCGAGCTTGCGAGGCTGCGATCGACGGCGCAGCCGGCGCAAAACCTGACAGCACATTTTGTCTGGTACACCGCGTGCGCAGGTCTGGCGAGGACTTCGCCCTCGATTGCAGCCTGCGGCAGCGGCTACAGAGAGTGGTGTCCCTGACTGAAATGACCCTGCTAGCATTGCGCCTGACTCATTCCCGATCAGCCACGAGTGCTCAGCATGCAACTCCCGGACATGAACCTTCTGGTCGCCCTCGACTCCCTGCTCGACGAGGGCAGCGTGGTGGGCGCGGCGCGGCGCATGAACCTCAGCCCGGCGGCCATGAGCCGGACCCTCACGCGCATCCGCGAGTCGCTGGGCGACCCGATCCTGGTGCGCGCCGGCCGTGGCCTGGTGCCCACGCCCAAGGCCCTGGAGCTGCGCGGCCAGGTACGCGATCTGGTGGAGCAGGCGGCGCTGGTGTTCCGTTCCGGCGACCAGGTCGACCTCAGCACCCTGCGCCGCCGCTTCAATGTGCGCGCCAACGACTTCTTCGTCGGCGTCTATGGCGGCCGGCTGATCGATACCCTGGAGCGCCAGGCGCCCCATTGCGAACTGCGTTTCGTTCCCGAAGGCGATGGCGACGACGAGGCCCTGCGCGAAGGGCGGATCGACCTGCGCATCAGCAACACCCGGCCGCTGACCCCGGAAGTGAAGGTGCAAAACCTGTTCTCCACCACCTTCGTCGGCCTGGTGCGCGAGCATCATCCGTTGCTCGACGAGGAGATCACCGCCGAGCGTTTTGCCGCCTTTCCGCACATCAGCATGTCCCGGCGCGGCATCGCCCGTGGGCCGATCGATGCGGCCCTCGGCGACCTGGGGCTGGAGCGCCGGGTGCCGCTGATCGCGCCGAGCTTCCATGCCGCGATGTTCATGCTGCCGGATTCGGACCTGATCCTGCCGGTGCCCAAGGAAACCCTGCTCAGCGTGTCGCGCCTGGGCCTGCACCTGCGTTCCTTCGCCTTGCCGATTCCGCTGCCGACCCTGGTGCTGACCCAGGCCTGGCACCCGCGCTACGACAAGGACCCGGCGCACAAATGGTTCCGCGAGACCCTGCGCGCCTCCTGCAACGAAACCTGGCACGCCGCCCAGCCCTGACGTCATCTTCTTCTGTAGGAGCGAGCGGGCGGCGATTCGACTTGCCCGCGATTGGCCTGTTGGATCACGCCGTCTGGTTTTGCGACGGCTGCGCCGCCGATCGCAGCCTCGCGGGCTCGGCAGCGGCTACCCGTCATCCAATCGTTGCGTATGGCGCACTTATAAGCTGTCGATAAGTCAGTTTTCGTCAGCTGTCGGGCTTTTTAAACTGCTTCGGTATTTCCATCGGAGTCGTTACCTTCATGAGTTCCCTCGCCGTGGCTGTGCCGGCACCCGTTGAAGTGGCCAGCAAACCGGCAGCTGTCAGCCCCGCGGTCTTCGGCCCGCGAATCATCATTGGCCTGCTCGGCGTATTGCTGGCGGTGCTGGTGTCGGGCCTCAACGAGATGGTGACCAAGATCGCCCTGGCCGATATCCGTGGCGCCCTGGCCATCGGCTACGACGAAGGCACCTGGCTGGTGGCCAGCTACACCGCCACCTCGGTGGCGGCCATGGCCTTCGCCCCCTGGTGCTCGGTGACCTTCTCGCTGCGCCGTTTCACCCTCTGCGCCATCGCCCTGTTCACCGTGCTGGGCGTGCTCTGTCCGTTCGCCCCGAACTACCACAGCCTGTTGCTGCTGCGCACCGTGCAGGGCCTGGCCGGCGGCGCGCTGCCGCCGATGCTGATGACCGTGGCCCTGCGGTTCCTGCCGGCCAACGTCAAGCTCTACGGCCTGGCCGGCTATGCCCTGACCGCCACCTTCGGCCCGAGCCTGGGCACGCCGCTGGCCGCCCTGTGGACCGAATACGTCGGCTGGCAGTGGGCGTTCTGGCAGGTGGTGGCGCCGTGTTTGCTGGCGATGCTCGCGGTGGCCTACGGCTTGCCCCAGGACCCGCTGCGCCTGGAGCGCTTCAAGGCGTTCAACTGGCGCGGCCTGCTGCTGGGGTTTCCGGCGATCTGCATGCTGGTGATCGGCATTCTGCAGGGCAATCGCCTGGACTGGTTCGGCTCGCCGTTGATCTGCCTGCTGCTGGGCGGCGGCGCGTTGTTGCTGGTGCTGTTTCTGATCAACGAATGGTCGCAGCCGATCCCGTTCTTCAAGTTGCAGATGCTCGGCATCCGCAACCTGTCGTTCGCCCTGCTGACCCTGGCCGGGGTACTGGTGGTGCTGACCGCGGTGATCATCATTCCGTCCAGCTTCCTGGCCCAGGTCCAGGACTATCGGCCGTTACAGACCGCCCCGGTGATGCTGGTGATGGCCCTGCCGCAACTGATCGCGCTGCCGCTGGTGGCGGCCCTGTGCAACCTGCGCTGGGTCGATTGCCGCTGGGTGCTGGGCATCGGCCTGACGATGCTGGTGCTGTCGTGCCTGGGCGGCACGCAACTGACCTCGGCGTGGATCCGCGACGATTTCTACGTGCTGCAACTGCTGCAGATCTTCGGCCAGCCGATGGCGGTGCTGCCGCTGCTGATGCTCTCCACCGGCAGTATCCAGCCGATCGAGGGGCCGTTCGCTTCCGCCTGGTTCAACACCGTGAAGGGCCTGGCGGCGGTGATCTCCACCGGCGTGCTGGATGCCCTGACCACCCACCGCCTGCACTTTCACTCGACCATGCTGGTGGACAGCCTTGGCAACTCGCCGCTGAGCGCCATCGACGCTAGCAACCTCGCCCAGCGCCTGCATCGTCAGGCCGTGGTGCTGACCTCCGCCGACCTCTACTACGTCATGGCTGGCGTGGCGGTGGCCATGATCCTGCTGATTTTCTGGCTACCGACGCGGATCTATCCGCCACGCGCGCCGACTTGAACGTTCACTGAGACAGAAGGTTTTTATGACGATCCACATCAAACACAAAATCGCCGTCAGCGTGGCGGCGGTCGCGGTCCTTGGCGTGCTAGTGTATCTGCTCACCGGCAAGGCCACCGAGCAGACCACCAACGATGCCTTCGTGAGCGCCGACTACACCCTGGTGGCCCCGCGCGTGGCGGGTTTCATCAAGGAAGTGCTGGTGGAAGACAACCAGCGGGTCAAGGCCGGCCAGTTGCTGGCGCTGATCGACGATCGCGACCTGCGCGCCGCGGCCCAGGCGGCGGACGCCGAAACCCTGGTGGCCAAGGCGCAGCTGC harbors:
- a CDS encoding MFS transporter; amino-acid sequence: MSSLAVAVPAPVEVASKPAAVSPAVFGPRIIIGLLGVLLAVLVSGLNEMVTKIALADIRGALAIGYDEGTWLVASYTATSVAAMAFAPWCSVTFSLRRFTLCAIALFTVLGVLCPFAPNYHSLLLLRTVQGLAGGALPPMLMTVALRFLPANVKLYGLAGYALTATFGPSLGTPLAALWTEYVGWQWAFWQVVAPCLLAMLAVAYGLPQDPLRLERFKAFNWRGLLLGFPAICMLVIGILQGNRLDWFGSPLICLLLGGGALLLVLFLINEWSQPIPFFKLQMLGIRNLSFALLTLAGVLVVLTAVIIIPSSFLAQVQDYRPLQTAPVMLVMALPQLIALPLVAALCNLRWVDCRWVLGIGLTMLVLSCLGGTQLTSAWIRDDFYVLQLLQIFGQPMAVLPLLMLSTGSIQPIEGPFASAWFNTVKGLAAVISTGVLDALTTHRLHFHSTMLVDSLGNSPLSAIDASNLAQRLHRQAVVLTSADLYYVMAGVAVAMILLIFWLPTRIYPPRAPT
- a CDS encoding ABC transporter permease; this encodes MSHSSPVRQEYEVALEPLLAVPLERELPLGQRLWQQGWLRKSLILIVLALLWEAVARYQNNDLLLPSFLQTASALYDGLLSGELLGKVGISLIVLLKGYLIGIGLAFALTTLAVSTQLGRDLLSTLTSMFNPLPAIALLPLALLWFGLGENSLIFVLVHSVLWALALNTYAGFLGVSETLRMAGRNYGLKGMRFVLFILIPAALPSILAGLKIGWAFAWRTLIAAELVFGATSGKGGLGWYIFQNRNELYTDKVFAGLAVVILIGLLVENLVFDTLERVTVKRWGMQR
- a CDS encoding ABC transporter ATP-binding protein → MNAPLPGHTASNPTAVAQALLAVDQVSLEYRTPQRVVRATHQVSFAIDPADRFVLLGPSGCGKSTLLKAVAGFIQPCEGEIRLQGQWVSQPGPDRIVVFQEFDQLPPWKTVKQNVMFPLLASNTLNRREAEERALHYLDKVGLAAFADAYPHTLSGGMKARVAIARALAMQPKILLMDEPFAALDALTRRKMQEELLLLWEEVRFTLLFVTHSIEEALVVGNRILLLSPHPGRVRAEIHSHQYDLQSLGGVAFQQTARRIHRLLFDEGQSPETERELDFTDIRIAY
- a CDS encoding ABC transporter substrate-binding protein, producing MSQPTQRLPRLGKLAAAIGLGFSLLAAGLVAPTAAHAEGEIRIAEQFGIVYLLLNVVRDQNLIEKHGKEEGIDIKVDWTQLSGGAAVNDALLSGSIDIAGAGVGPLLTIWDRTHGKQNVKAVASLGNFPYYLVSNNPKVKTIADFTEKDRIAVPAVGVSVQSRFLQYAAAKQWGDKEFNRLDKYTIAVPHPDATAALIAGGTELTGHFSNPPFQDQALANPNVHVVLNTYDLLGPNSPTVLFATEKFRTENPKTYKAFVEALAEAADFAQKDKGAAADTYIRVTKAKIDREALLKIIDNPQFEFTVTPKNTYPLAEFLYRVGAIKNKPQSWKDYFFQDTTALQGS
- a CDS encoding LysR family transcriptional regulator, with the protein product MQLPDMNLLVALDSLLDEGSVVGAARRMNLSPAAMSRTLTRIRESLGDPILVRAGRGLVPTPKALELRGQVRDLVEQAALVFRSGDQVDLSTLRRRFNVRANDFFVGVYGGRLIDTLERQAPHCELRFVPEGDGDDEALREGRIDLRISNTRPLTPEVKVQNLFSTTFVGLVREHHPLLDEEITAERFAAFPHISMSRRGIARGPIDAALGDLGLERRVPLIAPSFHAAMFMLPDSDLILPVPKETLLSVSRLGLHLRSFALPIPLPTLVLTQAWHPRYDKDPAHKWFRETLRASCNETWHAAQP